From the genome of Gemmatimonadales bacterium:
GTCGCCTATTGCGGAGAACTTAGGAGATACCTAGGTTATTGGCCATCTCCAGGGCATCGAGCCCCGGTCTTCCCACCCTCGACGCAAGGAGTCATCCCGGTGAACAAGTCCGATCTCGTGAATGCGCTGGCGGCCAAGACCAAGATGTCGAAGGCGGATGCCGGCCGGACCGTCGAGGCGCTATTCGCGTCCAACGGCGTGCTCGCCTCCGAGCTCAAGAAGGGCGCCAAGGTCCAGATCACAGGCTTCGGCAACTTCGAGACGCGCAAGCGCAACGCCCGCAAGGGACGCAATCCGCGTACCGGCAAGGAGATCACGATCAAGGCTTCGATCGCTCCCGTGTTCCGCGCCGGCAAGGGCCTGAAGGACGCGGTGAGGAAGTCCAGGTAAGCCTCGCTTCGCGCTTCAGCCTTCGAGGCGCCACCCCGGGAAACCGTAGTGGCGCCTTGGTTTTCAGGCCCTTCGAGGGGGGCGCGGGGCGCCCGGGCCGCGGTCGATCCGGGCGATCAGCCGTCGTCCCTTGACGGTGACGCCGGTCAGGTCGGCCGCCGCCTTGGCGGCGTAGGCGGCCTTGATCTCCACCAGACAGAAGAGGTCGCGGACGTCGATCTTGCCGATCGCGTCGGCCGGCACCTTCGCCTGGTTCGTCATGGCCCCGACCAGGTCGCCCGGCCGCACGTTGTCCTTCTTGCCGATCCCCACCCAGATCTTGGACCACGACGGCGTACTCCCGGCCTCACCCCCCGCACCGGCGTCGGCCGAGCCGCTATCGGCCCTTCCGGCGGCGGCGGGCCGGGCCGGCCGGGCCGGCTGGGCCGGATCGCCGGCGAGCCGGAGCGCCGCGGCAGCCACGACCGCCGGATCGAACCGCTCGAGCAGCGGGCCGATCAGGAAGAGCTCCCGGTCCAGGTCTTCGGTCTCGATCGTACGCGCCACCCGGTCACGCAAGGCTTCGGCGCGCCGCTCGAGAGCGTCGAGGGCGGTGGGTATGGAGATAGGTGAGAGGGGCGAGAACAACGAGCGCAGCCAGGAGAGTTGCTGCGGCTCCACCACCAGCACCGGCGGATGGCCGGGCGGAGCGGTCTCGCTCAATGCGGCGGCGGCGGCGCGGCTCTCCGGGCACGTCGAGATGACGACGGATTCGTCGGTCTCCGGCGCCAGCGCGTCGAGTACCCGGCGGCGGATATCGGCGAACTGTGAGGCGCGCGCCACGACGTATCGGGCCGGCCCCACGGGTGGTGGCGGAGTCCATCCACCGGCTGAGGCCGCGGGAGGAAGCCCGAAAGTCAGCGCCTTGAATGCGTAGCGCTCGATCAGCTGGTCCAGCGCGGACCCCGGCTCCCCGGAAACGATGATCCGTTGAGCATCCCGGTCGCACTCGGCGAGCAGCGCCTCGAGGGCGGCGGCGCCCTCTTCGTCCAGCTGCTCGGGCCACGCGACCACGATGGCGCCGAAGGCGGCCGGCTTGAGGAGGGACCGCCGGAGCAGGACGACGGCGTCGGCCGCGCCGGCCAACAGGACATCCGGCTCGCCCGCCGCGAGGCGGCGCTCGGCGCGCGCGAGGCCGGAGATCGCGAGGTGGCTCTTTCCCAAGGCAACGAGGCCGGATTCGAGCGCGTTCGCGAACGCGACGGCGCGGTCGGCGTCGGCGGTGATGACGATGGTGCGACGGTCGTCGATCTGGAGGACGTAAGGAAGGGCAGCCTCCGTAACTGGCGGAACGAATGCGGCCACGTTGTGGCCACGCGAAATGACCGGCGCTGCGTCCACGGAAGCTTCCCCTGTTTCGGATGTCAAAGAATGCGGCTAGGCAAAGCTAGCAGCGGGGGCGGCGGCCAGGTAGTGACCGCCGCCCCCGCCCCCCCGGCGCCCTTCAGCGAGCGCTCCTACGCCGCGGCTGCCACCAGCACGGGCTGCTTCGCCACCGCCGCCACGGGCGCGGGCTTCTCCTCCGCGGTCTTCAGCACGGCCTCGACCTCGAGCAGGATCTCGACCATGTCGCCCACCAGCAGCCCGCCCGACTCGAGCAACTGGTTCCACTTCAGCCCGAAGTCCTTCCGGTCTATGGTGAGCTGAGCCGCGAAGCCCGTCCGCTGGTTTCCCCACGGGTCCTTCGCGCGGCCGCCGTACACCACGGGGAGCACGACCTCGCGGGTGACGTCGCG
Proteins encoded in this window:
- a CDS encoding HU family DNA-binding protein, which produces MNKSDLVNALAAKTKMSKADAGRTVEALFASNGVLASELKKGAKVQITGFGNFETRKRNARKGRNPRTGKEITIKASIAPVFRAGKGLKDAVRKSR
- a CDS encoding DbpA RNA binding domain-containing protein translates to MDAAPVISRGHNVAAFVPPVTEAALPYVLQIDDRRTIVITADADRAVAFANALESGLVALGKSHLAISGLARAERRLAAGEPDVLLAGAADAVVLLRRSLLKPAAFGAIVVAWPEQLDEEGAAALEALLAECDRDAQRIIVSGEPGSALDQLIERYAFKALTFGLPPAASAGGWTPPPPVGPARYVVARASQFADIRRRVLDALAPETDESVVISTCPESRAAAAALSETAPPGHPPVLVVEPQQLSWLRSLFSPLSPISIPTALDALERRAEALRDRVARTIETEDLDRELFLIGPLLERFDPAVVAAAALRLAGDPAQPARPARPAAAGRADSGSADAGAGGEAGSTPSWSKIWVGIGKKDNVRPGDLVGAMTNQAKVPADAIGKIDVRDLFCLVEIKAAYAAKAAADLTGVTVKGRRLIARIDRGPGAPRPPRRA